A window from Primulina huaijiensis isolate GDHJ02 chromosome 13, ASM1229523v2, whole genome shotgun sequence encodes these proteins:
- the LOC140991238 gene encoding endochitinase EP3-like, translated as MVSKTYVLALCIILAILPSITWKMASGQNCGCTPSLCCSQYGYCGSAAAYCGKGCKSCPCHGTVSDNIIKVSDIVTDTFFYGIANQATENCPGRGLYNRESFLQAVGSYPNFGSTVSTDIMKREIAAFFAHVTYETGYMCSIEEDVYGISANDYCDKSEIQYPCAANKSYHGRGPLNLSWNFNYGEAGKAIGFDGLNNPEIVATDAVISFKSALWFWMKNCHDAAITPPQDFGATIRAINGQHECNGADPSAVEARVQYFKDFCNQLGVDPGTNLSC; from the exons ATGGTCTCAAAAACATATGTTCTAGCATTATGTATCATACTAGCCATACTTCCCTCCATCACCTGGAAAATGGCTTCAGGCCAGAACTGCGGTTGCACACCATCTCTGTGTTGCAGCCAATATGGTTACTGTGGTTCTGCTGCCGCTTACTGTGGCAAGGGATGCAAATCCTGTCCATGTCACGGGACCGTGAGTGATAATATAATCAAAGTTTCTGACATAGTGACGGACACATTCTTCTATGGGATTGCCAATCAAGCCACCGAAAATTGTCCCGGTAGGGGACTCTATAACCGGGAATCCTTTCTTCAAGCTGTTGGTTCTTATCCAAACTTCGGCTCCACCGTCTCTACCGACATTATGAAGCGTGAAATTGCTGCATTCTTTGCGCATGTCACCTATGAAACTGGCT ATATGTGTTCCATAGAGGAGGATGTGTATGGCATCTCAGCGAATGACTATTGTGACAAGAGTGAGATTCAATATCCATGCGCAGCAAACAAGAGTTATCACGGGCGAGGTCCCTTGAACCTATCATGGAATTTCAACTACGGCGAAGCTGGGAAAGCCATAGGCTTCGACGGACTGAATAACCCCGAAATCGTGGCCACTGATGCCGTCATATCGTTCAAGTCGGCCCTTTGGTTTTGGATGAAAAATTGTCACGATGCAGCTATAACTCCTCCACAGGATTTCGGGGCCACGATCCGTGCCATTAACGGTCAGCATGAATGTAACGGTGCTGATCCAAGTGCTGTCGAAGCTCGTGTTCAGTATTTCAAAGATTTTTGCAATCAGCTTGGAGTTGATCCGGGCACCAATCTTAGCTGCTAA